A segment of the Actinomyces sp. oral taxon 171 str. F0337 genome:
TCTCGTCGTGGGGGGTCGGACACCCAGGCCAGGGCTCCTGACAGGGTGCAGGCGACCTGCACGCTGAGTCCCGTGGTCCTGTGCTTACCGGAGTAGAGCTTAGGGCGGTCCTTCCAGGACCAGCACTCAAGCAGGGTGCCGTCGACGATCAGCTGGGCGGTGGGGTCCAGGTCCTCCACGACTGGTACCTGGTCGCTGAGGGCGCCGGCTATCAGGGGTGTGCAGGCACCAATCACCCGGGAGGCGGTGGCCTGGGAGACGCAGTAGACCTCGGCGAGCAGCCCCTGGGGAAGGTTGTGCCTCAGCCAGGATCAGGGTCAGGCGCACACACAGGAACACCCCCAGCACCCGGGCCCCGAAGGCCGGCAGGGGGCCGTCGGCGTGGATCGTCTCGCACAGATCCAGGACATCATCGCGAGTAATCCTCGCGCTACTATTCATGGCGGCGGCTTGTTCTTGGTTGAGCTGGCTTCGACACCAAAACTCTCTCAAGAGCAAACCGCCATCTTACTTAGCGACACGCCCCCCCTTTAAAACACCCTCAACACCCTACGAATAAGCCTCCATGAGTGCCTAAGCCTCCATGAGTGCCAGAGCGAGAGATCCGAGACGTCGACGACTCAGTCGGAGAAGATCCTCGAGCGTCATCTGCGTATCACCTGCCATTATTCAGGACCGATAGATCACAGCACCCATCAACATGAAACATCAGCCATGAAACCCCTGCGAAGGAGAGCCAGAATTAATGGCACAGAAAGTAGCACGCAAGAGCACAGAAAAGGCAAGTGACTAGCGGTTTTCATGAGAATCTCCTCATGCGCACCGAGAAGATTGAAGGGTATCGCTCACCGATTATGACGACTTTCGTGGAAGATCTACAGCGCCATCCCCCGCATTTTAAACCATCACAGCGTGACCTCTGTGAACGAATTCCTCTCAGTCAGTAAAATTCGAGCTCCGATAACATGCCATCACGAGGGGGAAGTAAAATCAGACAGTCGTCCGCGTCCGTGAAGGTGATCTCGCCGCAGCAGACGCGCCCTCTCGCCTCATAGAAGTCGACGCGCACACAGGCCAACCCCTTTCCAAGCCTGCTGGCCACCTGGAGCTTGGTCTCCAAGCGGCTCGGAAGGGAGGCGAAGCCGATCTCGTCGGGCGAGTCCCACACCCTCAGCAGGGGCACGAGGCACTCCTCCACCAGCCGCGCCGGCTCCCCACTTACGCACCAGGAACTTGTCCGCCAGACGCCCTTTGAGAGGCGGAGTCGTAGACCTTGAGCCAGCCTGAGCCGACAGGGGGAAGTGGCCTCAGCGTCTCCCCTGATACTCATCCTCCGCACCTCTCAAAGCCAAGCCGGCCAGCGACCCCGTTCCAGGGAGGAAACAGCGCACGACGCCTCTCGTGTCGTCACCATGACGACACGAGAGGCGTGCTGGCCGAGAGGTGGGAGAGGTGACCTGTGGGAGGAAGTGCCGTGACTCAGCCAAGCCCTGGTGACCGAGCAGCGGTTTTACTCCACCCCATCCTTCAGGCAATCGGAAAGTTAATCAACCGTCGTGTCGGATCAGCGATCCGTCGTCTCGGAGACCTTCTCGACGGTGGCGGTGGGATCCTTCGCAGCCGGGTCCGCCACGACGGAGGCATCCACGCAGCCGACCTCCCGCTTGATGAGGTCCAGGTGGGCACCGGTCCAGGCGCCCTTGTCCTCCGGGACCCTCAGCTCCATGCGGATCCGATCCCCCACGTGCAGGCCGGCGGCCTTGCGCTCGTCCTGGACCAGGCGCACCAGGTCGCGGGCCCAGCCCTCGGCCTCCAGGGCGTCGTCGAGGGCGGTTTCCAGGACGACGAAGGCACCCGAGGGCAGCATGGTGGCGGCCAGGGAGTCGTCATCGACCTCGATGCGGGTGGTCAGGGTGAAGGCGGAGTCCTCCGCCTCCAGGACCACGGGGGTGCCGTCGAGCAGGACGTCGTTGAAGCGCACGTCCCCGTCCTCGGTGAGCTCCCACTGGCCCGCCTTGACGGCGGCGAAGAGCCTGGAGGTGAGCTTGCGGACCTCGGGGCTGAAGGCGCGCGGGTTGAGGGCCAGGTCCGTTCGGGCCTCGTAGCCGGCAGACTCGGCGTCCAGGACCCGCACCTCCTTGACGTTGACCTCCTCGGCCACGAGCTCGCGGAAGGGGGCCAGCCCGGCCGGGTCGGCCGTGGCAATGGTCAGGCTGCGCAGCGGCTGGCGCACGCGCAGCTTCTCGGCCTTGCGCAGGCTCAGGGCGGCCGAGACCGCCGCGCGGGCCTCATCCATGGCCGTGACGAGCTCGGCGTTGGCGACGTGGTTGGGCAGCACGGGCCAGTCGGTCAGGTGCACGGAGCGCCCACCGGTCAGGCCCCGCCAGATCTCCTCGCTCACCAGCGGCGCCAGCGGCGCCATGACCTCGGTGAGCACGCGCAGCACGGTGGCCAGGGTGTCGAAGGCGGCCGTCTCACCGTCGGTGAAGCGCTGGCGCGAGGTGCGCAGGTACCAGTTGGTGAGCACGTCGAGGAAGTCACGGATCGTGGCGCAGGCCCCGGTGATGTCGTA
Coding sequences within it:
- a CDS encoding ATP-grasp fold amidoligase family protein, which translates into the protein MPLLRVWDSPDEIGFASLPSRLETKLQVASRLGKGLACVRVDFYEARGRVCCGEITFTDADDCLILLPPRDGMLSELEFY